DNA sequence from the Candidatus Methylomirabilota bacterium genome:
TCCATCAGCGCGGCCATCGGGCCGTGCTGGACCTCGAAGAAGTCGCCGCTGCCGTCCCCGTACAGCTCCCAGTCGTTGCTCAGGATGAGGCCGAGCTTCACGGCGGCCGGCGGGTCACGCCCGCTCGTACCCGGGGAGCCTGGAGGCGTCCTCGCCCTTGCCCACCACGACGTCCTCCAGGACCAGGTAATCGAGCCCGGTGCTGAAAAAGCATCGGATCGCGTCGACCGGCGCGTTGACGATGGGCTCTCCCTTGACGTTGAACGAGGTGTTCAGGACGACCGGGACGCCGGTCAGCGCCTCGAAGGCCTTGATGACCCGCCAGTACCGGAGATTGGCGTGCTCGGAAACGGCCTGGGGACGGGCCGACCCGTCGACGTGGGTCACCGCCGGGATGGGGGGGGCGCCCTTCTTCACCCGCGCGGAAAAGGTCATGAACGGGCTCGGCGGGCATCCTTCGAAGAACTCGGAGAACCGCTCGGCCAGGACCGACGGGGCGAAGGGGCGGAACTCTTCCCGGAACTTGATCTTCCGGTTCACGATGTCCTTCATCGCCGGCTGCCGGGGGTCGGCCAGGATGCTCCGGTTGCCCAGCGCCCGCGGGCCGAATTCGGCCCGCCCCTGGAACCACCCGACGACCTTGCCCTCGCCGAGCAGGCGGGCCGTGGTGGCCACCACGTCCCGCGGCCTGACGTGGGGGATGTGGTAGCTGCGGAGCTCCGTCTCGATCTGGGCGGTCGAGAAGGCCTGCCCCCAGGCGGCGTGGCGCATGACGAAGCGGTCCTTCATCGCGTCGGCCCGGTGGGCGGTCAGCAGGGCGGCCCCCAGCGACAGCCCGCCGTCGTAGGAGGCGGGGCCGACGAACACGTCGTCGTACCCCGCCTGCTCGTAGATGTGGTGGTTCATGATGATGTTCTGGGCGACGCCTCCCGTCAGGCAGAGATTCCGCAACCGGGGATGGGCCGCGCGCAAGGCCGCGGCCGCGGCGACGCCGATCTCGTTGACGCGGCACTGGAGGCTGGCCGCCACGTCCTGGTGCCGCCGCTCGATCGGCTCGCTCGGCCGGCGCGGCGGCCCCAGCCGCTCGGCCAGCCGCATCGAGTAGCGATCGGCCATGTGGCGGTTGTAGATGTGGTAGTTCATGTAGCCCTGATCCACCGTGACCTTCCACCCGTCGACCCGCAGCATCGCCCGGAAGACGTCCAGATAGGTCGGCGAGCCATAGGGGGCGAGCCCCATGACCTTGTACTCGTCGCCGATGTCGGCGAAGCCGAGGTACTGGGTGACGGCCTGGTAGACCTGGCCGATGGAGTCGGGGAAGTAACACTTGTCGAGCACCCGGATCTGCGGGCCCTCGCCGAGGGCGTAGAGGATGCACGGCCATTCGCCCCGCCCGTCCCACGAGATGATGAGGGCGTCCTCGTGGGGTGACGCGAGATACGCGGAGGCGGCGTGGCAGAGGTGGTGCTCGTACATCTCGATCCGGCACCGCTCGGCCAGCGGGAGGTCGTTCGCGCGGAACTCGCCGCGCAGCTTCGCCTCGAACGAGTGAGCCAGGAGCAGCTCGTACCCGATGTTCCGGGGGAGGAACGACTTCGCCTTGCGGAAGTTCTTCACCCCGTACCAGGCCCGCCGGAGGAAGCCGTTGAACAGCCGGTACGGCAGGGCGACCACGTCGACGTCGCGGGACGACAGCCCGGCCGCGTCGAGCACGCACCGGACCGAGTGCCGCGGGAAGGCGAAGTCGTGCTTTCGCCGGGTGAACCGCTCTTCTTCGGCGATGGCGACGACCTGCCCGTCCACGATCATGGTCGCGCTCGAGTCGTGGCTCGAGTAGGTGATGCCCAGGATGTTCATGGACGAATCAGTCTCCTCGAATAGGCTACCGCGGACACACCGGGCCGGCCGAACAATCTTAGGGGACGCCCTCCCGGGCAGCAAGCGCAATTCGCGCCCGGGCCCGCATTCCGGATGTCGGCCCGCGCCCGGCGTGATATCGTTTCTCTGGGAAGGATGCCATGATTGCCGTCCGGCCGCCCCGAGCGCGCTGATGGGTGAGCCCGCGGTAGACGTGCAGGCCGTCTCCAAGGCCTACCGGATCTACGGGCACCCGCGCCACCGGCTCCTCGAAGCGCTCTGGCGCGGGCGCCGCACGTACCACCAGGACTTCTGGGCTCTCCGCGACCTGACCTTTCGGGTCGAGCCCGGCGCCACCTTCGGCATCATCGGGATGAACGGCTCGGGGAAGAGCACCCTGCTCCAGATCGTCGCCGGAATCGTTCAGCCCACGCTGGGCCGGGTCACGGTCCGGGGCCGGGTGGCCTCGCTCCTCGAGCTCGGGGCCGGGTTCAACCACGAGTTCACGGGGCGCGAGAACGTGGTGATGCACGGGGCCATCATGGGGTTCACGCGCGAAGCGATGCTGGCGCGGCTGCCGGCCATCGAGGCCTTCGCCGAGATCGGCGAGTTCATCGACCAGCCCGTCCTGACCTACTCGAGCGGGATGTTCGTCCGCCTGGCCTTCGCCGCGGCGATCCACGTGGACCCCGACGTCCTCCTGGTCGACGAGGCCCTGGCCGTCGGCGACGCGATCTTCCAGCACCGCTGCATCCGGCGGATCAAGGAGTTTCAGGCCGAGGGGAAGACGATCCTGTTCGTGAGCCACGACATCGGCATGGTCAAGTCGATCTGCTCGGCCGCCCTCTTCCTCCACGCGGGCGAGGCGCGGGCCGTCGGGGACCCGGGTGAGGTGGCGAGCCTCTACCACGCCCACATCGCCAACCTCGAGGCCCGGCGGGCCGAGTCCGAGCCCGTCCGGGACGACGTGCCGGTGCGGACCGGGTCGGTCGTGTTCCGTCCCGATCCGACGTTCGACCAGCGGGCGGGCCTGTTCCGTCACGGCACCGGGGCGGCCCGCATCCGCAACGTCGAGATCCTGGACCGCCGCCAGCAGCCGCTTCCGGCCGCCGAGTTCGACCAGGAGGTCGTCCTGCGGGTCCACCTCGAGTTCTATCAGGCTGTCGACTTCTGCATCCTGGGCTACTACTTCCGTGACAAGACGGGCACCGACGTCATCGGCACCAACACCTACGAGGAGAACGCTTCGATCCCCGCCCGGAAGGCGGGGGACACCCTCGTGGTGGACTTCCGCCAGCGGCTTCCTCTGATGCCGGGGACGTACAGCGTGACGGCGGCCCTGGCCTACAGTCGCTACTCCCCGACCTACTTCGACTGGATCGACAACGCGCTCGTCCTCGAGGTGCTGCCGCCGGCCGGCGGGAAGATGATCCATTCCAAGGTCTGGCTGCCCATCGAGATCGACGTCCACTCCTGATCCATGGCCCACCGATACGATTACCAGATCGACCTCACGCGGGACAACGCGCACGCCCGGGTGATCCGCCTGGTGGGGGAACACAAGCGGGTGCTCGAGGTCGGCTGCGCCACCGGCTACATGTCCCGGGTCCTGGTCGAGCAGTTCGGCTGTACCGTGACCGGGATCGAGCGCGAGCCAGAGGCCGCCGAGGAGGCCCGGAAGGCCTGCAGCCGGGTCATCGTCGGCGACCTGGAGGCCCTGGACTACGCGGCCGAGCTCGGCGAGGAACGCTTCGACGTGATCGTCTGCGCCGACGTCCTGGAGCACCTCCGGGAGCCGGCCCGCGTGCTGGCCACGCTCGGCGGCTTCCTGGCGCCGGGCGGGCACCTGGTGGCCTCCATCCCGAACATCACGCACGTGGCCGTGATCGCCGAGCTCCTCGAGGGCCGGTTTCCCTACGGCGCGCTCGGCCTCCTCGACGAGACGCACGTTCGCTTCTTCACGCGCGACAGCATCTACGACACCTTCGAGCGGGCCGGCTTCGTCGTCTCGCATCTCGAGCGCC
Encoded proteins:
- a CDS encoding ABC transporter ATP-binding protein, with translation MGEPAVDVQAVSKAYRIYGHPRHRLLEALWRGRRTYHQDFWALRDLTFRVEPGATFGIIGMNGSGKSTLLQIVAGIVQPTLGRVTVRGRVASLLELGAGFNHEFTGRENVVMHGAIMGFTREAMLARLPAIEAFAEIGEFIDQPVLTYSSGMFVRLAFAAAIHVDPDVLLVDEALAVGDAIFQHRCIRRIKEFQAEGKTILFVSHDIGMVKSICSAALFLHAGEARAVGDPGEVASLYHAHIANLEARRAESEPVRDDVPVRTGSVVFRPDPTFDQRAGLFRHGTGAARIRNVEILDRRQQPLPAAEFDQEVVLRVHLEFYQAVDFCILGYYFRDKTGTDVIGTNTYEENASIPARKAGDTLVVDFRQRLPLMPGTYSVTAALAYSRYSPTYFDWIDNALVLEVLPPAGGKMIHSKVWLPIEIDVHS
- a CDS encoding carbamoyltransferase C-terminal domain-containing protein, whose product is MNILGITYSSHDSSATMIVDGQVVAIAEEERFTRRKHDFAFPRHSVRCVLDAAGLSSRDVDVVALPYRLFNGFLRRAWYGVKNFRKAKSFLPRNIGYELLLAHSFEAKLRGEFRANDLPLAERCRIEMYEHHLCHAASAYLASPHEDALIISWDGRGEWPCILYALGEGPQIRVLDKCYFPDSIGQVYQAVTQYLGFADIGDEYKVMGLAPYGSPTYLDVFRAMLRVDGWKVTVDQGYMNYHIYNRHMADRYSMRLAERLGPPRRPSEPIERRHQDVAASLQCRVNEIGVAAAAALRAAHPRLRNLCLTGGVAQNIIMNHHIYEQAGYDDVFVGPASYDGGLSLGAALLTAHRADAMKDRFVMRHAAWGQAFSTAQIETELRSYHIPHVRPRDVVATTARLLGEGKVVGWFQGRAEFGPRALGNRSILADPRQPAMKDIVNRKIKFREEFRPFAPSVLAERFSEFFEGCPPSPFMTFSARVKKGAPPIPAVTHVDGSARPQAVSEHANLRYWRVIKAFEALTGVPVVLNTSFNVKGEPIVNAPVDAIRCFFSTGLDYLVLEDVVVGKGEDASRLPGYERA